A region of Gemmatimonadota bacterium DNA encodes the following proteins:
- a CDS encoding isoprenyl transferase produces MGRDAEKDRAVSEGLDPERMPRHIAFIMDGNGRWAKKRGLARDEGHSAGVESVREMIRCAGEFGVRILTFFGFSTENWNRPRREVAAIMQLIVESLRGAFDEATRHGIRVSFLGRWDELPETNRQVIQQITEQTAGNDRLLLNFALNYGGRQEIVEAAQCIAMDVQAGRLNPEAIDESLFASYLYTENLPDPDLLIRTSGEMRISNFLLYQLAYTEILVSQVLWPDFSRSHFIGAVRDYQSRERRFGRTGEQVSSPSA; encoded by the coding sequence GTGGGTCGAGACGCAGAGAAAGACCGGGCGGTCTCAGAAGGACTGGATCCGGAGCGCATGCCCCGCCACATCGCGTTCATCATGGACGGCAACGGGCGATGGGCGAAGAAGCGGGGGCTTGCTCGGGACGAGGGGCATTCCGCGGGGGTGGAGTCCGTTCGCGAGATGATCCGGTGCGCCGGGGAGTTCGGCGTCCGAATACTCACCTTCTTCGGGTTTTCGACCGAGAACTGGAACCGGCCCCGGCGTGAAGTCGCCGCCATCATGCAGCTGATCGTCGAATCGCTGCGCGGCGCCTTCGACGAAGCCACCCGGCACGGGATCCGGGTCTCCTTCCTGGGCAGGTGGGACGAGCTGCCGGAAACCAACCGGCAGGTCATTCAGCAGATCACGGAACAGACGGCGGGCAACGACCGCCTGCTGTTGAATTTCGCCCTGAACTACGGCGGGAGACAGGAGATCGTCGAAGCCGCGCAATGTATCGCCATGGACGTCCAGGCGGGCAGGCTGAATCCTGAAGCCATCGACGAATCGCTTTTCGCGTCCTATCTGTACACGGAGAACCTGCCCGACCCCGACCTGCTGATCCGGACCAGCGGCGAGATGCGGATCAGCAACTTCCTGCTGTATCAGCTGGCTTATACCGAAATCCTGGTTTCTCAGGTGCTGTGGCCCGATTTCTCGCGAAGCCATTTCATCGGAGCCGTCAGGGACTACCAGTCGAGGGAGCGCCGTTTCGGAAGAACCGGCGAGCAGGTCTCTTCTCCCAG